CGCGTTGGATGCGATGGTTGGGAACGCTACGAACGCGAGGATCGGGCCGCTCGTGACGGCTTCGCTCACGCTCACCCCTTGCGCTTGGGCCATGAACCCGAGGGCCGCGAAGACACCGATCCCGGCAAGGATTTCGAAGGACGAGTTCGCGAAGGCGACCACCAGGCCGGAACCGGTCAGATCCGTCTTACGTTTGAGGTAGGACGAGTAGGTGACCATGATGCCGAACGCGATCGACAGCGAGAAGAAAATGTGGCCGTAGGCGGTGATCCACACGCTCGTGTCTTTGAGTGCTTCCCAGTTGGGTGTGAAGAACTCGTTGAGCCCGGTTGCAGCCCCCGGGAGCATGAGCGACTGGATGACCAACAGAATGAACATCACGGTCAACAGCGGCATGAAGATGTTGTTGGCTCGACCGATGCCCTTACGAATGCCGGCGCTCATCACGATGATAATGAAAACCCACACGAGGATCATCGGGATCAGCACGCCCATAGGGAACGAGGTGGAAAGGCCAGCTTCCGGGGCTTCCATCTGCAGGTATTTCTCGAGGAAGAACTCTTGTTCGCTACCTTTACCCCATGCGAGCCGCGCCGAGTAGACGGTATATACGGCAGCCCACGCGACGATCGCGGCGTAATAGATGCCGATGATCACGCAAATCAGGACCTGCCACCAGCCGAGCGCTTCAGTGCGTTTGTTGAGCCGGCGCATCGCAAGCGGCGCCGAGCCACGGTATTTGTGCCCGATCGCGTAATCGAAGAACAGCAACGGGATACCCGCGGTCAGTAGCGCGCACAGGTATGGGATGAGGAACGCGCCGCCACCGGATTCGTAGGCGACCGATGGGAAACGCCAAATGTTGCCCAGCCCCACGGCGGAGCCGATCGCGGACAGGATGAAGACGTTGCGGGAACCGAACGCTTCACGTTTGGTGCGTTTGTTCCCTGCATTACCTTTGTTCCCCGCCATGCCTGAAGCGGGACTGGTGCTTGCTTGAGACATGCGCCATACATTATGACGATTCCACGCGGTGTTCTACTAAACGACGCTCTATTTCGCTGTTTCTCTGCGGTGGCGCTGTCTGAGATTCTTTTCGTCATTCGTGCCCCACGCGTGCCCGTAACGTGACAAACTGGAAGTATGTCTGAGCTGTTTTCGCAGTCCTACCGGAACCTTGTGACCGACCATTTCGAAGGTGAATGGGAACCAGATGACGGCCTGAGTGAGCAAGAATACGCAGACGCTTTGGCTGAATCTGATGTCTCTGTGTTGCCTGCCGCGTTGGAGCAGTTTTACCGTTCCGTGGGCGCTGTCGAGGACATCATGGAGG
The Pseudoglutamicibacter albus DNA segment above includes these coding regions:
- a CDS encoding sodium-dependent transporter; translation: MSQASTSPASGMAGNKGNAGNKRTKREAFGSRNVFILSAIGSAVGLGNIWRFPSVAYESGGGAFLIPYLCALLTAGIPLLFFDYAIGHKYRGSAPLAMRRLNKRTEALGWWQVLICVIIGIYYAAIVAWAAVYTVYSARLAWGKGSEQEFFLEKYLQMEAPEAGLSTSFPMGVLIPMILVWVFIIIVMSAGIRKGIGRANNIFMPLLTVMFILLVIQSLMLPGAATGLNEFFTPNWEALKDTSVWITAYGHIFFSLSIAFGIMVTYSSYLKRKTDLTGSGLVVAFANSSFEILAGIGVFAALGFMAQAQGVSVSEAVTSGPILAFVAFPTIASNAFMGPVLGVLFFGSLTFAGVTSMVSILEVIVSAFQDKLGWGRVQTTLAVLLPLSIASTLLFASTTGLPLLDVVDKFVNSFGITFVAAVTLIAVAWFSRKLPVLAEHLNHRSSFKVGKFWMFLVGGLLPILLTYLLASEFVKLIRNSYAEANGYPEWFVYVFGWGMAGALVVAAILLSLIPWSAKSKDKFDPEFEEYTRRDAAEKDAGDEGAAGKDDAGKDAVDNGDQKGATA